The proteins below come from a single Parageobacillus toebii NBRC 107807 genomic window:
- a CDS encoding FAD-linked oxidase C-terminal domain-containing protein codes for MRKKGIQTNDPHVQALARIVGGEKSILYKKEDLIAYDCDGFTVHRHLPKAVVFPKNTEEVAAIVKYCHEHDLPFLARGAGTGLSGGAIPLNGEVIISLVRMKRLISVDLENRRAVVEPGFVNLKLTNSISDRGYYYAPDPSSQYCCTIGGNVAENAGGAHCLKYGVTTNHILGLEVVLPNGEIIEIGENGIPDPPGYDLLGLLTGSEGTLGIVTKITVRILKNPEAKQTVLAYFDRVEDASQAVSDIIAAGMVPAALEMMDQTAIEGVEAAAFPVGHPKDIEALLLIEVDGISAGIPEQIEEILRICRNRNVREVKVAQTEEERARWWANRKTGFGAMGAISPDYLVQDGVIPRSKLPEVLKNIQEISKKYGLRIANIFHAGDGNLHPLVLFDASKPGETEKALAAGSECLQACAAVGGSITGEHGVGIEKKEEMRFIFSDEEILAQTDIRDVFNPKNLLNAGKLFPTPGRCVEVKKEKKQKQLL; via the coding sequence ATGAGAAAAAAGGGAATACAAACAAATGATCCGCATGTTCAAGCGTTAGCTCGCATTGTCGGCGGTGAAAAATCGATTTTGTACAAAAAAGAAGATTTGATTGCCTATGACTGCGACGGATTTACCGTTCACCGCCATTTGCCGAAAGCGGTTGTGTTCCCGAAAAATACGGAAGAAGTCGCTGCCATTGTGAAATATTGTCATGAGCATGATTTGCCGTTTCTTGCCCGTGGGGCAGGGACGGGATTAAGCGGTGGCGCGATTCCGTTAAACGGGGAAGTGATCATTAGCTTAGTCCGGATGAAACGGCTCATTAGCGTCGATTTAGAAAACCGCCGCGCGGTTGTCGAGCCCGGATTTGTCAACTTAAAATTAACCAACTCCATTTCCGATAGAGGATACTATTATGCTCCAGATCCATCGAGTCAATATTGCTGCACGATTGGCGGAAATGTTGCCGAAAACGCCGGCGGTGCGCATTGTCTAAAATATGGCGTCACGACCAACCACATTTTAGGGCTCGAAGTCGTACTTCCGAACGGAGAAATTATCGAAATCGGCGAAAACGGCATTCCTGATCCGCCGGGATATGACTTATTAGGATTGTTGACCGGTTCGGAAGGGACGTTAGGGATTGTCACAAAAATAACGGTACGCATTTTAAAGAATCCGGAAGCGAAACAGACGGTGCTCGCTTATTTTGACCGCGTGGAGGATGCAAGTCAAGCCGTTTCCGACATCATCGCTGCGGGAATGGTTCCGGCAGCGCTGGAGATGATGGATCAAACGGCGATCGAAGGAGTGGAGGCGGCTGCTTTTCCAGTGGGGCATCCGAAAGATATTGAGGCGCTTCTTTTGATTGAAGTCGACGGCATTTCTGCAGGAATTCCCGAACAAATCGAAGAGATTTTGCGCATTTGCCGAAACCGAAATGTCCGGGAAGTAAAAGTGGCGCAAACAGAAGAAGAGCGGGCGCGCTGGTGGGCGAACCGGAAAACGGGATTTGGCGCGATGGGCGCGATTTCTCCAGATTATTTAGTGCAAGATGGAGTCATCCCGCGCAGCAAGCTGCCAGAAGTGTTAAAAAACATTCAAGAAATCAGCAAAAAGTATGGGTTGCGCATCGCGAATATCTTCCATGCCGGCGATGGAAATCTTCATCCGCTCGTTTTGTTTGATGCAAGCAAACCAGGAGAAACAGAAAAAGCGCTTGCTGCGGGAAGTGAATGCTTGCAAGCATGCGCAGCCGTCGGCGGATCGATTACAGGAGAACATGGGGTTGGCATTGAAAAGAAAGAAGAGATGCGCTTTATTTTTAGCGATGAAGAAATTCTCGCGCAAACCGACATTCGCGACGTGTTTAATCCAAAAAACTTATTAAACGCAGGAAAGCTGTTCCCGACACCGGGGCGGTGCGTTGAGGTAAAAAAGGAGAA